The following coding sequences lie in one Eschrichtius robustus isolate mEscRob2 chromosome 10, mEscRob2.pri, whole genome shotgun sequence genomic window:
- the LCN6 gene encoding epididymal-specific lipocalin-6 gives MRGVLLAALLALVLVPTARAAWLGRLDPRQLLGSWYILAVASGEKDFVVEKATKNIEGVVVTLTPDNTLKMLSSRHRLERCHLHAVELVKQNSRWVFGNPSLGVLEYRVLGTNFRDYAIVLTQLELQDEAFSTVELYSRTELASQEAMGLFTKWSRSLGFRSQQQAKLQKDLTCAHKVFQGPSGPEVGAGLEAAAPPAGLTTAPGRQEAGPLNLEEDPVIWMKCWLAAAGWPDTHAGLVAWDI, from the exons ATGAGGGGTGTGCTGCTCGCCGCCCTTCTGGCTTTGGTCTTGGTGCCCACGGCCCGGGCCGCGTGGCTGGGGAGGCTGGACCCTCGGCAG CTCCTGGGGTCCTGGTACATTCTCGCCGTGGCCTCGGGGGAGAAGGACTTTGTGGTGGAGAAGGCCACAAAGAACATCGAGGGGGTCGTGGTGACCCTCACGCCAGATAACACCCTGAAGATGCTGTCCTCCCGGCACAG GCTGGAGAGATGCCACCTGCATGCTGTGGAACTGGTGAAACAAAATTCCAGATGGGTGTTCGGGAATCCCT CCCTGGGTGTGCTGGAGTACCGGGTGCTGGGCACCAACTTCAGGGACTACGCCATAGTGCTCACGCAGCTGGAGCTCCAGGACGAGGCCTTCAGCACCGTGGAGCTGTACA GCCGGACGGAGCTGGCCAGCCAGGAGGCCATGGGCCTCTTCACCAAGTGGAGCAGGAGCCTGGGCTTCCGGTCCCAGCAGCAGGCCAAGCTGCAGAAGGACC TCACCTGTGCACACAAGGTCTTCCAG GGTCCCTCTGGCCCGGAGGTGGGAGCTGGGCTGGAGGCAGCTGCTCCTCCCGCAGGGCTCACGACGGCCCCGGGCAGGCAGGAGGCTGGTCCGCTCAATTTGGAAGAAGACCCTGTGATCTGGATGAAGT GCTGGCTCGCGGCTGCAGGCTGGCCGGACACCCACGCAGGGCTGGTGGCCTGGGACATTTAA